A stretch of DNA from Pseudomonas sp. HN11:
TGAATGTCGCGTCCCAAGTATTCAAATGCAATGGAATCCATGCCACTGGTGTATCAGAGATTATGGCCGCGGCAGGACTGACGCACGGTGGTTTTTATCGCCATTTCGAGTCGAAAGAACAACTCGTTGCCGAAGCCTGTGCCGTGAGTATGGAAGAGCTGGTGGGCGCCGCAGAAATCGCTGTAAATGGCGGTGAAGAGGCATTCCTGAAGCACGTCCAAGAATTTCTTTCCTCAGAATATCGTGACGATCGTTTGGGCGGTTGCCCTTTGGTCGCTATGGGTAGCGAATTGGCGCGCGCAGACGCAGATACTCGTCGCGCGGCATCATCAGGATTCGAGGGCTTGATCGATCTCATAGCTAAGCGAAGCCGATTCAAAGATCCTGAGGCGGCGAAGGCTGATGCGATTTTTACACTTTCGTCCATGATTGGGGCCGTGACAATGTCGCGAATTGTAGATGATCCAGAGCTTTCCGATCTCATTCTTGAATCGACAAGGACGCGGCTGCTTGAACTATCGACAGGCCCGAAAATTAAACGCACAAAGACAAAAGCAAAAGCAGCGTGACTTCTTCTAGCCTTCGAGATGTCAGCTTTGCAAATGACCTGGGCTTATGGGGAGCGCCGGGGCAGATTTTCTGTTCAGGCGCCCAAGTCAAAACCTTCTGAAGCCTGCCGACGTTGTATCGTCTTGGTGTTAAAAGCCAGACAGAGCGAACAATTTATCCAAGTATGACGAATAGGATTTTTTTAATAATACCTCGGACCGACCAAGGGACAGTCACCGCACGGAAGCTCAGGCCTGTACAGCCTTCAAAACGTATCTAGCGGATCTGCCCCCTCAGACATGAGGCCGCCAATATGTACACGCCCAACAGCTACAATCCGCTGGCAAAATTGTTTTATCGTCCCATCGATGCAGCCATACGTTGGTGTAATCTCATGACTCATGAATCTCAGATTCTTGCGTCCGTCGAGGATTCGCCCGCAACGCTGTTCACTACTTTCCCTCAATGGCCATGTCTTCGCACCAACACCGAAAAAATTTTCGATGCGGTGCGCAACCGTGAGCTACCGTACGGCGTTTTCGGCGTGACGGTAACACCTGGAACTCCCATCGATTGCAGATTGCTGACTATTAGGCATACAGATCTCAAATGGTGGATGCTTCATCATTATCCCGATCAACGTCCAACGTTCCTATTCG
This window harbors:
- a CDS encoding TetR/AcrR family transcriptional regulator yields the protein MNVASQVFKCNGIHATGVSEIMAAAGLTHGGFYRHFESKEQLVAEACAVSMEELVGAAEIAVNGGEEAFLKHVQEFLSSEYRDDRLGGCPLVAMGSELARADADTRRAASSGFEGLIDLIAKRSRFKDPEAAKADAIFTLSSMIGAVTMSRIVDDPELSDLILESTRTRLLELSTGPKIKRTKTKAKAA